From Thermonema lapsum, the proteins below share one genomic window:
- a CDS encoding nucleotide exchange factor GrpE, with protein sequence MAKDKKKQQDNFEEQLNQQAHQQQEKHEEHNAPVEVQEIEEPVPSPEEVVQEAEDHAQAQADKITALQAEVAELKDKYVRLYADFDNFRKRTNKEKTEFLQQANAQLIKDLLPIVDDFERALQVIEQTESSDKIKEGIELIYKKFMRTLEKYGVKPLETPAGTEFNADLHEAITQAPAPHEELKGKIIDTIEKGYYLHDKVLRFAKVVVGS encoded by the coding sequence ATGGCAAAAGATAAAAAGAAACAACAAGACAATTTCGAAGAACAACTCAACCAACAAGCACATCAACAACAAGAAAAACACGAAGAGCATAATGCGCCAGTAGAAGTTCAAGAAATAGAAGAGCCTGTACCTTCGCCCGAAGAGGTGGTACAGGAAGCAGAAGACCATGCCCAAGCGCAAGCCGACAAAATAACAGCACTGCAAGCCGAAGTGGCAGAGTTGAAAGATAAGTATGTGCGCTTATATGCCGACTTCGACAACTTCCGCAAGCGCACCAACAAAGAAAAGACCGAATTTCTGCAGCAAGCCAACGCACAGCTCATCAAAGACTTGCTGCCCATCGTCGATGACTTCGAGCGGGCGCTGCAAGTGATTGAGCAAACCGAAAGCAGCGACAAAATCAAAGAAGGCATCGAGCTCATTTACAAAAAGTTCATGCGCACACTTGAAAAATATGGGGTAAAACCATTAGAAACCCCTGCCGGCACCGAATTCAATGCCGACCTCCACGAAGCCATCACACAAGCACCTGCACCCCACGAGGAGCTGAAAGGCAAGATTATTGATACCATAGAAAAAGGCTACTATCTGCACGACAAGGTGCTGCGCTTTGCCAAAGTAGTCGTAGGTAGTTGA
- the dnaJ gene encoding molecular chaperone DnaJ — protein sequence MAKRDYYEVLGVSRTATQEEIKKAYRKLAIKYHPDKNPNDPEAEEKFKEAAEAYEVLGNPEKRRRYDQFGHAGVNGGASSFSSMEDIFERFSSIFNEGGSPFETFFGGGSGRSHHRKGSNLRVRLKLNLQEIAKGVEKKIKIKREVSCDACHGTGAKGGTALRTCSTCGGTGQVQRITNTILGQMITTSTCPTCQGAGKIIEERCEVCYGQGVTQKEETISVRIPAGAVGGMQLSMRGKGNYPPGGGTPGDLIIVIDEVEDEQLKRDGNNIVYDLYISFIDAALGTTVEVPTIDGAVKIKIEPGTQSGKILRLRGKGIRDIDGYQGDQLIHVNVWVPKQLSSEEQKLLEKLRHSPNFQPNPDKREKGFFEKIREFFK from the coding sequence ATGGCAAAAAGAGATTATTATGAGGTGTTGGGAGTAAGCCGCACGGCTACTCAAGAGGAAATCAAGAAGGCTTATCGCAAGCTGGCTATCAAATATCACCCCGACAAAAACCCCAATGACCCCGAGGCAGAGGAGAAATTCAAAGAAGCTGCCGAAGCCTATGAAGTACTGGGCAACCCCGAAAAGCGCCGTCGTTACGACCAATTCGGACATGCCGGCGTGAACGGAGGTGCCAGTAGTTTCAGTAGCATGGAAGATATATTTGAGCGCTTCAGCAGCATCTTCAACGAGGGTGGGAGCCCCTTCGAAACTTTCTTTGGCGGGGGCAGCGGGCGCAGTCATCACCGTAAAGGAAGCAACCTGAGGGTGCGCTTGAAGCTGAACTTGCAAGAAATAGCTAAGGGGGTTGAAAAGAAAATAAAAATCAAACGGGAGGTAAGCTGCGATGCCTGCCATGGCACCGGTGCCAAAGGAGGCACTGCCCTACGCACCTGCTCTACTTGTGGTGGCACTGGGCAAGTGCAGCGCATCACCAACACCATCTTAGGGCAGATGATTACTACCTCTACCTGCCCCACTTGCCAAGGTGCCGGCAAAATTATAGAAGAACGTTGTGAGGTATGCTATGGGCAAGGCGTTACCCAAAAAGAAGAAACCATCAGCGTACGCATTCCGGCAGGGGCGGTCGGGGGCATGCAGCTATCGATGCGAGGCAAGGGCAACTACCCGCCCGGAGGTGGCACGCCCGGTGACCTCATCATCGTAATAGATGAAGTCGAAGACGAGCAGCTCAAGCGCGATGGCAACAACATAGTCTATGACCTCTATATCAGCTTTATAGATGCAGCACTCGGCACTACCGTAGAAGTACCCACCATAGACGGTGCAGTAAAAATAAAAATAGAACCGGGCACACAAAGTGGAAAAATCTTGCGCCTGCGAGGCAAAGGCATCCGCGACATCGACGGCTACCAAGGCGACCAGCTCATCCATGTGAATGTGTGGGTGCCTAAGCAACTAAGCAGCGAAGAACAAAAATTGCTTGAAAAGTTGCGTCATTCGCCCAATTTCCAACCTAACCCCGACAAACGCGAAAAAGGATTTTTTGAAAAAATTCGTGAATTCTTCAAGTAA
- a CDS encoding ribonucleoside-diphosphate reductase subunit alpha: MLVTKRDGRLESVKFDKITARIEKLCDGLDTNYIEPVEIAKRVIAGIYDRIPTTELDELAAKTAASMATIHPDYAILAARIAISNLHKVTSQSFSNTMKRLYEYVDPKTGQNASLIAKDVYEVVRKHAARLDAAINYERDYYFDYFGYKTLERSYLLKLNGKIVERPQHLFMRVAVGIHKDDIDAAIETYHLMSEKWFIHATPTLFNAGTPKPQLSSCFLVQMKEDSIEGIYETLKQCALISQAAGGIGLSIHKIRATGSYIRGTNGTSNGIVPMLRVFNDTARYVDQGGGKRKGAFAIYLEPWHADIFEFLQLKKNHGKEELRARDLFYALWIPDLFMKRVKEDGEWSLFCPNEAPGLHETYGEEFERLYEKYEREGRARKVVRAQDLWFEILESQVETGTPYMLYKDHANRKSNQKNLGTIQSSNLCTEIIEYTAPDEIAVCNLASISLPRFVKDGKFDHQKLYEITKVVTRNLNKIIDINYYPVPEARKSNLRHRPIGIGVQGLADTFVMLRMPYDSEEARGLNKDIFETIYYAALEASMELAQKEGPYETYEGSPISQGIFQFDMWGVKPTSGRWDWEALRQKILQYGVRNSLLLAPMPTASTSQILGNNECFEPFTSNMYVRRVLSGEFIVVNKYLLHDLIKLGLWDETMRNKLMAANGSVQNIKEIPQHIKDLYKTAWEIKQKTIIDMAADRGAFICQSQSLNIFMAEPNFGKLTSMHFYAWEKGLKTGMYYLRTQPAAQAIKFTVDQKIQQELSREQQQNAISCSLDDPDGCESCSA; encoded by the coding sequence GTGTTAGTTACGAAGAGAGACGGGCGCCTCGAATCGGTGAAGTTCGACAAGATTACGGCGCGCATAGAAAAACTGTGTGATGGACTCGATACCAACTATATCGAGCCAGTCGAGATTGCCAAGCGGGTGATTGCCGGTATTTACGACCGCATCCCTACCACAGAGCTGGACGAGCTGGCGGCAAAAACGGCGGCTTCTATGGCTACCATCCACCCAGACTACGCCATCCTTGCGGCGCGCATTGCCATTTCCAATCTACACAAAGTCACGAGCCAGTCGTTTTCCAATACCATGAAGCGGCTCTACGAGTATGTAGACCCCAAAACCGGGCAAAACGCTTCACTGATTGCCAAAGATGTGTATGAAGTGGTGCGCAAACACGCCGCCCGCCTCGATGCCGCTATCAACTATGAACGGGACTATTACTTCGATTACTTCGGCTACAAAACGCTTGAACGCTCTTACTTGCTCAAGCTCAACGGCAAAATCGTGGAGCGCCCGCAGCACCTGTTCATGCGCGTAGCCGTAGGCATCCATAAAGACGACATCGATGCGGCTATTGAAACCTACCATCTGATGTCGGAGAAGTGGTTCATTCATGCCACCCCTACGCTCTTCAATGCCGGCACCCCCAAGCCCCAATTGTCTTCGTGCTTCTTGGTGCAAATGAAAGAAGACAGCATCGAAGGGATTTACGAAACCCTCAAGCAATGTGCTTTAATTTCGCAAGCGGCAGGGGGCATAGGCTTGTCTATTCATAAAATACGGGCAACGGGCTCTTACATACGCGGCACCAACGGCACCTCAAACGGCATAGTGCCCATGCTGCGCGTATTCAACGACACCGCACGCTACGTGGACCAAGGGGGCGGCAAACGCAAAGGTGCCTTTGCCATTTACTTAGAGCCTTGGCATGCCGACATCTTCGAGTTTTTGCAGTTGAAAAAGAACCATGGCAAGGAAGAGCTGCGTGCCCGCGACCTTTTCTATGCTCTATGGATTCCCGACCTGTTCATGAAACGGGTGAAAGAAGACGGCGAATGGTCGCTCTTTTGCCCCAACGAAGCCCCCGGCTTGCATGAAACCTACGGCGAAGAGTTTGAGCGTCTGTATGAAAAATATGAACGTGAAGGACGTGCCCGCAAGGTAGTACGCGCCCAAGACCTGTGGTTCGAAATATTGGAATCGCAGGTGGAGACCGGCACCCCCTACATGCTTTATAAAGACCATGCCAACCGCAAATCGAATCAAAAGAACCTTGGCACCATTCAGTCAAGCAACCTGTGTACCGAAATTATAGAGTACACCGCCCCCGATGAAATTGCCGTCTGCAACCTGGCTTCTATCTCTTTGCCTCGCTTTGTGAAAGATGGCAAATTTGACCATCAAAAGCTTTACGAAATCACCAAAGTAGTTACCCGCAACCTAAACAAAATCATTGATATCAACTACTACCCTGTTCCCGAAGCGCGCAAATCGAACCTTCGGCATCGACCCATCGGCATTGGCGTGCAAGGCTTAGCCGATACCTTCGTGATGCTGCGCATGCCTTACGATTCAGAAGAAGCGCGCGGTTTGAACAAAGACATCTTCGAGACTATCTACTATGCCGCACTGGAAGCCTCTATGGAGCTGGCTCAAAAAGAAGGTCCTTATGAGACCTACGAGGGCTCGCCTATTTCACAAGGTATCTTCCAATTCGATATGTGGGGCGTAAAACCCACCTCAGGACGCTGGGATTGGGAAGCCCTCCGTCAGAAAATACTCCAATACGGCGTACGCAATTCGCTATTGCTTGCGCCTATGCCTACGGCTTCCACCTCGCAGATATTAGGCAATAACGAATGCTTCGAGCCCTTTACTTCCAACATGTACGTGCGCCGCGTGCTTTCGGGCGAATTCATCGTGGTGAACAAATACCTGCTGCACGACCTCATCAAGCTGGGCTTGTGGGATGAAACCATGCGCAACAAACTGATGGCTGCCAACGGCTCGGTGCAAAACATCAAAGAAATTCCGCAGCACATCAAAGATTTGTATAAAACAGCTTGGGAAATCAAGCAAAAAACCATTATCGACATGGCAGCGGACCGCGGCGCCTTCATCTGCCAAAGTCAGAGCTTGAACATATTCATGGCAGAGCCCAACTTCGGCAAACTCACCTCTATGCACTTCTACGCATGGGAAAAAGGCTTGAAGACGGGCATGTACTATCTGCGCACGCAGCCGGCTGCCCAAGCCATCAAGTTTACGGTTGACCAAAAAATACAACAAGAACTGAGCCGTGAACAGCAGCAAAATGCCATCAGCTGCTCGCTCGACGACCCCGACGGATGCGAATCCTGCAGCGCCTGA
- the trmD gene encoding tRNA (guanosine(37)-N1)-methyltransferase TrmD, protein MRIDIITVLPELIEGFLFHSIPKRAQDKGLVEIQLHNLRDYATNKYRQVDDYPFGGGAGMVLMIEPIARCIEKLQSERSYDEIIYLTPDGKPFKQADANELSGKQNLILLCGHYKGIDERVREHFVTREISIGDYVLSGGELAAAVVADAVIRLIPGVLSDETSALTDSFQDNLLAPPVYTRPADFRGWKVPDVLLSGNHKAIEEWRYEMSLKRTQERRPDLLSSNDSK, encoded by the coding sequence ATGCGCATCGATATTATCACGGTTCTTCCGGAGCTGATAGAAGGTTTTTTGTTTCACTCCATCCCCAAAAGAGCCCAAGATAAAGGCTTGGTGGAAATACAGCTGCACAACCTGCGCGACTATGCCACCAACAAATACCGCCAAGTGGATGACTACCCTTTTGGTGGTGGCGCCGGCATGGTGCTTATGATTGAGCCAATAGCACGTTGCATTGAAAAACTGCAAAGCGAACGCTCCTACGATGAAATCATCTACTTGACTCCAGACGGCAAACCGTTCAAACAAGCCGATGCCAACGAGCTTTCTGGCAAGCAAAATTTGATACTGTTGTGCGGACACTACAAAGGAATAGATGAGCGCGTGCGTGAACATTTCGTTACTCGCGAAATAAGCATCGGCGACTATGTGCTTTCGGGCGGAGAGCTGGCTGCCGCTGTAGTTGCCGATGCTGTCATCCGTTTGATTCCGGGGGTGCTCTCCGACGAAACCTCTGCCCTGACGGACTCTTTTCAAGACAATCTGCTGGCACCGCCCGTCTATACTCGCCCCGCCGACTTTCGTGGCTGGAAGGTGCCTGATGTCTTGCTGTCAGGCAATCATAAAGCCATAGAGGAATGGCGCTACGAGATGTCGTTGAAACGCACCCAAGAGCGACGCCCAGACCTTCTCTCCAGTAACGACTCAAAATAA
- the hemE gene encoding uroporphyrinogen decarboxylase yields MSLKNDLLLRSARGEVVERVPVWLMRQAGRVLPEYRAVRERLSGFVELVKTPELAAEVTIQPVDLLGVDAAIIFSDILVVPEAMGCPYEMVEKRGPFFPNTIRSEADLQRLHEPEVEDALSYVLEAIRLTKRELNGRVPLIGFAGAPFTIFCYMVEGQGSKTFAVAKRMLYENPPLAHRLLDAITRVTTAYLKAQIKAGADLVQLFDSWAGILSPQQYRAFALPYVRRICEAIQEVPVTVFAKGAHYLTADLLQIDCQVIGLDWTMDLAQVRAQVGQQKTLQGNLDPCALYASEAEISRYVEQMLQAAGKQRYIANLGHGLYPDTDPARVRHFVAAVKELSAAL; encoded by the coding sequence ATGAGTTTAAAAAATGATTTGTTGCTGCGTTCAGCCCGCGGAGAGGTGGTAGAACGTGTGCCTGTATGGCTGATGCGACAGGCAGGGCGCGTTTTGCCCGAATACCGTGCCGTGCGCGAGCGTCTGAGTGGCTTTGTTGAGCTGGTGAAGACTCCCGAGCTGGCAGCAGAAGTAACCATTCAGCCGGTAGACCTGCTGGGCGTAGATGCAGCCATCATCTTTTCCGACATATTGGTGGTGCCTGAAGCCATGGGATGCCCCTATGAAATGGTAGAGAAGCGGGGTCCTTTCTTTCCCAATACCATACGCTCAGAAGCCGACTTGCAACGCCTGCACGAACCCGAGGTAGAAGATGCCTTGAGCTATGTATTGGAGGCTATACGCCTGACCAAGCGGGAACTGAACGGGCGTGTGCCTTTGATTGGCTTTGCTGGTGCCCCCTTTACCATCTTTTGTTATATGGTGGAAGGGCAAGGCTCAAAGACTTTTGCCGTAGCCAAGCGTATGCTCTATGAAAATCCACCTTTGGCTCATCGCCTGTTGGATGCCATCACTCGGGTAACTACTGCTTATTTGAAAGCACAGATAAAAGCAGGTGCCGATTTGGTGCAGCTCTTCGATTCATGGGCAGGCATTTTGTCGCCGCAGCAATACCGTGCGTTTGCTTTGCCTTACGTTCGTCGCATTTGCGAGGCAATACAGGAAGTGCCGGTAACTGTTTTTGCCAAAGGAGCACACTACCTGACAGCTGACCTGTTGCAGATTGACTGCCAAGTGATTGGCTTGGATTGGACCATGGACTTGGCACAGGTGCGTGCACAAGTGGGGCAACAGAAGACACTGCAGGGCAATTTAGACCCCTGTGCTTTGTATGCTTCCGAAGCAGAAATTAGCCGCTATGTAGAGCAGATGCTGCAGGCAGCAGGCAAGCAGCGTTATATTGCCAATTTGGGGCATGGTTTGTATCCAGACACCGACCCTGCCCGTGTGCGTCATTTCGTGGCTGCGGTCAAAGAACTTTCGGCAGCCCTTTGA
- a CDS encoding TonB-dependent receptor yields MKKILFLWLCVGMVACIPFYHTQAQQAPTPRHTISGYVKDAETGEDLIGVTVSVPSLKIGAVTNEYGFYSLSLPAGDTLTIEFYFIGYEKVVQQVYLSRDRRLDIRLRPEALSIQQVVISTDPFQEKLDAPQMSVERLTMEEVKSIPIIFGEADLVKALQLKPGVQSGSEGSSGLYVRGGGADQNLILLDEALVYNPSHLFGFFSIFNPDAVKDVTLYKGDFPAKFGGRLSSVLDVRLKEGNKQQFSGEGGVGLISSRLTLEAPLVKDKASFIVSGRRTYFDLITRQINKANKDNPDYNPIPDYYFYDLNTKVNVELDEKNRLFLSGYFGRDVFQFNNNNFNFNFDWGNATSTLRWNHIIHPRLFMNASFIFSDYKYQINNQFNAFNFNIGSSIRDYNGKLDFEYSPNRKHFIRFGYQHTYHQFEVSRLRFKSEDRRVDFESGQNFEGHEMGAYIQDDIDWSERWRSEIGLRVSAFSNQGKWYYGIEPRASVRWRASDKTSFKAGYALMNQYVHLVSNSGTSLPTDIWYPSNRVVAPQQSQQVAIGMSRTLAKGNFFFNTEVYYKWMANQIDYKDGAQLFFNDNLDKEFVFGKGWGYGWEVYLEKKKGRTTGWVGYTLSWTFRQFADSSNGNAPINNGKPFFPRYDRRHDVSVVLMHRFTERWSAGFNFVFGTGNAFSLPTGRFIYQDLPGKNPVVVPIYPERNNYRLPDYHRADVSLTYKLRPRWGEGSIMFSVYNVYNRRNAFFVYFEEVKDPNTDQTLYFQAKQVTLFPIIPTFTLNFKF; encoded by the coding sequence ATGAAAAAAATACTGTTCTTATGGCTCTGCGTGGGCATGGTGGCTTGCATCCCCTTCTACCATACGCAAGCACAGCAAGCCCCCACCCCCCGCCATACCATCAGCGGCTATGTAAAAGACGCCGAAACAGGCGAAGATTTGATAGGAGTTACCGTGTCGGTGCCTTCACTAAAAATAGGAGCCGTTACCAATGAGTATGGTTTTTATTCTTTGAGCCTGCCTGCCGGTGATACGCTCACCATAGAGTTTTATTTCATAGGCTATGAAAAGGTAGTACAGCAAGTGTACTTGAGCCGCGATCGTCGGCTTGACATACGCCTCCGCCCCGAAGCCTTGTCCATACAACAGGTGGTTATCAGTACAGACCCCTTCCAAGAGAAGCTCGATGCCCCACAGATGAGCGTAGAGCGCTTGACTATGGAAGAAGTAAAAAGCATTCCGATAATTTTTGGCGAAGCCGATTTGGTCAAAGCACTACAACTGAAGCCGGGCGTGCAGTCGGGCAGTGAAGGCAGCAGCGGGCTGTATGTGCGCGGTGGCGGTGCCGACCAAAACCTCATCCTTTTAGATGAAGCCTTGGTATATAACCCTTCCCATCTCTTCGGTTTCTTCAGCATCTTCAACCCCGATGCGGTAAAAGATGTTACCTTGTACAAAGGTGATTTTCCTGCCAAATTTGGCGGTCGTTTGTCTTCGGTGCTGGATGTACGGCTCAAAGAAGGCAACAAACAGCAGTTCAGCGGCGAAGGAGGCGTGGGGCTTATTTCTTCCCGCTTGACACTGGAAGCCCCCCTTGTGAAAGACAAAGCTTCGTTTATTGTGTCGGGGCGCCGCACTTATTTCGACCTCATCACAAGGCAAATCAATAAAGCCAACAAAGACAACCCAGACTATAACCCCATCCCCGACTATTACTTCTATGACTTGAATACAAAGGTAAACGTGGAGTTGGATGAAAAAAACCGCTTGTTCCTGAGTGGTTATTTTGGTAGAGATGTATTTCAATTCAACAACAACAATTTCAACTTCAATTTCGATTGGGGCAATGCTACCAGCACTTTGCGATGGAACCACATCATCCATCCGCGCTTGTTCATGAATGCCTCTTTTATCTTTTCTGACTACAAATATCAAATTAACAACCAATTCAATGCCTTCAACTTCAACATAGGCTCGAGCATACGTGACTATAACGGCAAGTTGGATTTCGAGTATAGCCCCAACAGAAAACATTTCATACGCTTTGGTTATCAACACACCTACCATCAGTTTGAAGTGAGCCGCCTGCGTTTTAAAAGCGAAGACAGACGTGTGGATTTCGAGTCGGGGCAGAACTTCGAGGGGCATGAGATGGGCGCCTACATACAGGACGACATAGACTGGAGCGAACGCTGGCGCAGTGAAATAGGCTTGCGTGTGTCAGCCTTCAGCAATCAAGGCAAATGGTACTATGGCATAGAACCACGGGCTTCGGTGCGTTGGCGTGCCTCAGACAAAACTTCTTTCAAAGCTGGCTATGCGCTCATGAACCAGTATGTGCATTTGGTGTCGAACTCGGGCACCAGCCTTCCTACTGACATTTGGTATCCTTCGAACCGTGTGGTAGCCCCCCAACAGTCGCAACAAGTAGCTATAGGCATGAGCCGCACGCTTGCAAAAGGTAACTTCTTTTTCAACACAGAGGTATATTACAAATGGATGGCAAACCAAATAGATTACAAAGACGGCGCACAGCTTTTCTTCAACGACAATCTGGACAAAGAGTTCGTCTTTGGCAAAGGGTGGGGCTATGGCTGGGAAGTGTATTTAGAAAAGAAAAAAGGACGCACCACCGGCTGGGTAGGCTATACCCTATCGTGGACTTTCCGTCAGTTTGCCGACAGCAGCAACGGCAATGCTCCCATCAACAACGGAAAGCCTTTCTTTCCACGCTATGACCGACGCCACGATGTGTCGGTAGTCTTGATGCACCGATTCACCGAAAGGTGGTCAGCAGGTTTCAACTTTGTCTTTGGCACTGGCAATGCTTTTTCGCTGCCTACGGGGCGCTTTATATACCAAGACTTGCCGGGCAAAAACCCGGTGGTAGTGCCTATTTATCCGGAGCGCAACAATTATCGCTTACCGGACTA
- a CDS encoding Na/Pi symporter: MRNLPWLRFIGRAAALVAVVCLFLVAIELMVVAVQQNAEAQVRAIFQMIHNPFVALFVGILTTALVQSSSMTTSITVALTAAGALTYAQAVPVIIGANIGTTLTCFLVTLGHVMRKKEFRRAVSGSALHMLFNLLTALLLFPLEFFGHVLSGAAHWLAQQMSGITEGWSFQGLNHWVIHPLAEQLMRWVGGSLLLTLGLAFLLIIAFIRLLSLMFRGFLEQQMFHRVSRLLTGTPWRALFSGLFLTILVQSSSLTTSLIVTAVASNRLPLGRAFWLIMGANIGTTLTALLASLGHGEAALTIALTHVLFNLCGICLLAPWTPIREGIVHMVSRLGRLHVQHRMLGFVAVLLLFFVLPFLLIYTTRNENEKRLSPVSQQEEQRHPDLLP, encoded by the coding sequence ATGAGAAATTTGCCTTGGCTTAGATTCATAGGGCGTGCAGCTGCTTTGGTGGCTGTGGTTTGTTTGTTTTTGGTGGCAATTGAGCTGATGGTAGTGGCGGTGCAGCAGAATGCTGAAGCACAGGTGCGTGCTATTTTTCAAATGATACATAATCCTTTTGTGGCGCTCTTTGTCGGTATTTTGACCACAGCACTGGTGCAGAGCAGCTCTATGACCACTTCCATCACGGTAGCATTGACTGCAGCCGGTGCTTTGACCTATGCGCAGGCGGTACCGGTGATAATAGGTGCCAATATAGGTACTACGCTCACTTGTTTTCTGGTTACTTTGGGGCACGTGATGCGGAAAAAAGAATTCCGGCGGGCAGTCAGTGGCAGTGCTTTGCACATGCTTTTCAACCTGTTGACGGCTTTGCTTCTTTTTCCGTTGGAGTTCTTTGGACATGTTCTGTCGGGTGCAGCGCACTGGCTGGCACAGCAGATGAGCGGCATTACCGAAGGATGGTCGTTTCAGGGGCTCAACCACTGGGTGATTCACCCCCTTGCCGAACAACTGATGCGCTGGGTTGGCGGGTCGCTGCTTCTGACCTTGGGGCTGGCTTTTTTGTTGATTATTGCCTTTATCCGTTTGCTTTCTTTGATGTTTAGGGGCTTTTTGGAGCAGCAGATGTTTCATCGTGTAAGCCGCCTGTTGACAGGCACCCCTTGGCGTGCTTTGTTTTCGGGTTTGTTTTTGACCATTCTGGTACAGTCAAGCTCTTTGACTACCTCGCTTATCGTGACGGCGGTGGCTTCGAATCGTCTTCCGCTGGGGCGTGCATTCTGGCTTATCATGGGCGCCAACATAGGCACGACGCTCACTGCCCTGCTGGCATCCTTGGGGCATGGCGAGGCAGCCCTTACCATTGCCCTTACGCATGTGTTGTTTAACCTCTGCGGCATATGTCTGCTGGCTCCTTGGACGCCCATACGTGAGGGCATCGTGCATATGGTAAGCCGTCTGGGGCGTTTGCATGTGCAGCACCGCATGTTGGGTTTTGTGGCAGTACTGTTGTTGTTTTTTGTTTTGCCTTTTCTGCTTATCTATACCACCCGTAACGAGAATGAAAAACGCTTGTCGCCTGTCTCTCAGCAAGAAGAGCAGAGGCACCCCGATTTACTGCCGTAG
- a CDS encoding phytoene desaturase family protein, producing MNTQPKAVVIGAGFAGLAAATCLAQHGWKVTILEKNEQAGGRARRLSRQGFHFDMGPSWYWMPDVFERYFQRFGKRVEDYYTLQRLDPSYRVVFSKEEQVDIPARMDEFKALCESYEPGSSQRLEQFLQEAAYKYEVGVGKLVYKPSLSAWEFADPKLLIDILRMQALQSFHKHVRKFFKHPKLIELMEFPILFLGATPKNTPALYSLMNYADVALGTWYPIGGMYSVVEGMLRLAQEQGVELVCGAEVERIEVNQGKAQAVHTNNRSYEADVVVAGADYHHVESQLLEPAYRQYSETYWQKRTMAPSALLYYLGISKKIKNLRHHVLFFDEDFEQHAHDIYTRPQWPRNPLFYLSASSITDPQVAPEGKENLVLLIPIAAGLQDTAAVRARYFEQIMKRLEYYTGESIRPFIEVQESYAGSDFVRDYHAFKGNAYGLANTLMQTALFRPRIKSKKVSNLYFTGQLTVPGPGVPPALISGQVVADYIQKHFSKN from the coding sequence ATGAACACACAACCCAAAGCCGTAGTTATTGGTGCCGGATTTGCCGGTTTGGCTGCTGCCACTTGTCTGGCACAGCACGGATGGAAAGTTACCATCTTGGAAAAGAATGAACAAGCTGGCGGAAGAGCACGCCGCCTCTCACGCCAAGGTTTTCATTTCGATATGGGTCCCAGCTGGTACTGGATGCCCGACGTATTTGAACGCTATTTTCAACGCTTCGGCAAGCGGGTGGAAGACTACTATACCCTACAACGCCTCGACCCTTCTTACCGTGTAGTCTTCAGCAAAGAAGAACAAGTGGACATACCTGCCCGCATGGATGAGTTCAAAGCGCTGTGCGAATCCTATGAGCCGGGCAGCAGCCAGCGTCTCGAGCAGTTTCTTCAAGAAGCTGCCTATAAGTATGAAGTGGGCGTAGGCAAGCTGGTCTATAAGCCCTCTCTTTCGGCATGGGAGTTTGCAGACCCTAAATTGCTCATAGATATACTGCGCATGCAAGCACTGCAGTCTTTCCATAAACACGTGCGCAAATTCTTCAAGCACCCCAAGCTCATCGAGCTGATGGAGTTTCCTATTTTGTTTTTGGGGGCTACGCCCAAAAATACCCCTGCCCTTTACAGCCTGATGAACTATGCCGATGTGGCACTGGGCACTTGGTATCCCATAGGCGGCATGTACAGCGTAGTGGAAGGCATGCTGCGGCTGGCGCAAGAACAAGGCGTGGAGCTTGTTTGCGGTGCAGAAGTAGAGCGGATAGAGGTAAACCAAGGCAAAGCGCAGGCAGTGCACACCAATAACAGAAGTTATGAAGCCGACGTGGTAGTAGCTGGTGCCGATTATCACCACGTAGAAAGCCAGCTGCTGGAACCTGCCTACCGCCAATACAGTGAAACATACTGGCAAAAACGCACGATGGCACCTTCTGCCCTGCTTTATTACTTGGGCATAAGCAAGAAAATAAAGAACCTGCGCCATCATGTGCTTTTCTTCGATGAAGATTTCGAACAACATGCCCACGACATCTATACCCGCCCCCAATGGCCTCGGAACCCTTTGTTTTACCTTTCGGCATCATCGATTACCGACCCCCAAGTAGCCCCTGAAGGCAAAGAAAACTTGGTGTTGCTCATTCCCATTGCCGCCGGCTTGCAAGACACAGCCGCAGTGCGTGCCCGCTATTTCGAACAAATCATGAAGCGGCTGGAGTACTACACAGGCGAAAGCATCCGCCCCTTTATAGAAGTGCAAGAGTCGTATGCCGGCAGCGATTTTGTGCGTGATTATCATGCCTTCAAGGGCAATGCCTACGGCTTGGCAAATACATTGATGCAAACAGCCCTCTTCCGCCCACGCATCAAAAGCAAGAAAGTCAGCAACTTGTACTTCACAGGACAGTTGACCGTGCCCGGTCCGGGAGTACCTCCTGCACTCATCTCCGGTCAGGTGGTTGCCGATTACATACAAAAGCACTTCTCAAAAAATTGA